One segment of Candidatus Woesearchaeota archaeon DNA contains the following:
- a CDS encoding NAD(P)-binding domain-containing protein produces the protein MAKIGIIGVGAFGFAFLKYLDTLKKHELMCYDLNKEIMTHIQKRNCHPHFHNCIKLSKQTKIAKTPTQIIQENEIIIICTNSNAFPQITKTITQNNTKQKIIINISKGLEKTGKTLYTTLKQNKNFKGNYAYLSGGTTANSFLNNQPIAMSIATTNTKTTNKIIKEISSKKLKITKENDILGQEYAAALKNIISLWKGLLAGLGYQKSTQAYLLTELCEEIINYATKKGAKKTTFSTTNHSWMTDIILSTDGETRNYTFGKLVGEQKNIKKTLNTYEKEKKLLEGIQTLKIISKHEKTRKNTIIKTLTNIFIKEKNPHQQILKYLNQPPAQKNT, from the coding sequence ATGGCAAAAATAGGAATAATAGGTGTGGGCGCATTTGGATTTGCTTTTCTCAAATATTTAGATACTCTAAAAAAACACGAACTAATGTGCTACGATTTAAACAAAGAAATAATGACCCACATACAAAAAAGAAACTGCCACCCACACTTTCACAACTGCATAAAACTCTCAAAACAAACAAAAATAGCAAAAACACCAACACAAATAATACAAGAAAACGAAATAATAATCATATGCACAAATAGCAACGCATTTCCCCAAATAACAAAAACAATAACTCAAAACAACACCAAACAAAAAATAATAATAAACATAAGCAAAGGACTTGAAAAAACAGGAAAAACACTATACACAACACTAAAACAAAACAAAAACTTCAAAGGAAACTACGCATACCTATCAGGCGGAACAACCGCAAACTCATTTCTAAACAACCAACCAATAGCAATGTCCATAGCAACCACAAACACAAAAACAACAAACAAAATAATAAAAGAAATATCCTCAAAAAAACTAAAAATAACAAAAGAAAACGATATCTTAGGCCAAGAATACGCTGCAGCACTAAAAAATATAATAAGCCTATGGAAAGGCCTACTTGCAGGACTAGGATACCAAAAAAGCACACAAGCATATCTCTTAACAGAACTATGCGAAGAAATAATAAACTACGCAACTAAAAAAGGTGCAAAAAAAACAACCTTCTCAACCACAAACCACAGCTGGATGACAGACATAATACTAAGCACAGACGGAGAAACAAGAAACTACACTTTCGGAAAATTAGTAGGAGAACAAAAAAACATAAAAAAAACACTGAACACATATGAAAAAGAAAAAAAATTACTAGAAGGCATACAAACACTCAAAATAATATCAAAACACGAAAAAACACGAAAAAACACGATAATAAAAACACTAACAAACATATTCATAAAAGAAAAAAACCCACATCAACAAATACTAAAATACCTAAATCAACCACCAGCACAAAAAAACACTTAA
- a CDS encoding nucleotidyltransferase domain-containing protein, protein MAKKKQQENNQIDTMQNIPDETKQKLEQIKNKLEKYKEKLLERFEEYIMGISLLPPSKDDENKEKINVLILVDDSDSQKMSKEELREKLQTIMTETAKKIDETLNPEVLILTELWQNCYDAKYEILQLIANSAPIHDKGMLQAIKLTEIHKTMVLKKFEKYIVSYVLAGSLVQGKATPESDIDVFIVIDDTDVKKMTRAELKDKLRAIIIGMGIDAGKMTGIENKINIQTYILTDFWENIKEANPVIFTFLRDGIPLYDRGIFMPWKQLLQMGRIKPSPEAIDMFMHTGDQMLERVKYKLKEIGTEDFFWSTLTPSQAALMMYGLPPPTPKETPQVLREIFVKKEKLLEDKYVKIMEKILKVRKEIEHGTKKEITGKELDELYQGSLEYLERMKKLFADIEKYKQEEEITKTYEEVTIATKNLIQLETGKKDINDKDIQTNFKKYIVQKGILGTDQQEQLKNIIKAKEEYDKGQKTKSESLTAVKQGNALLRTIIEQIQRIRSRDLEKAKIRVKIGKTYGELIMLKDKIFIINDIDNPEKEIQQGTITNTGKIEKIKTSSLQELEAELMNTKTPEKKYIKPQFFDSIKELLGKDIEFLVNY, encoded by the coding sequence ATGGCAAAGAAAAAACAACAAGAAAACAATCAAATAGACACAATGCAAAACATACCAGACGAAACAAAACAAAAACTTGAACAAATCAAAAACAAACTAGAAAAATACAAAGAAAAACTACTAGAAAGATTCGAAGAATACATAATGGGAATATCCCTATTACCGCCAAGCAAAGACGACGAAAACAAAGAAAAAATAAACGTTCTAATACTAGTAGACGACTCAGATAGCCAAAAAATGAGCAAAGAAGAACTAAGAGAAAAACTACAAACCATAATGACCGAAACAGCCAAAAAAATAGATGAAACACTAAACCCAGAAGTACTAATTCTAACAGAACTATGGCAAAACTGCTACGATGCAAAATACGAAATACTGCAACTAATAGCAAACAGCGCACCAATACACGACAAAGGAATGCTACAAGCAATAAAACTAACAGAAATACACAAAACAATGGTTCTAAAAAAATTCGAAAAATACATAGTCTCATACGTATTAGCAGGAAGCCTTGTACAAGGAAAAGCAACACCAGAATCAGACATAGACGTATTCATAGTAATAGATGACACAGATGTCAAAAAAATGACAAGAGCCGAACTAAAAGACAAACTAAGAGCAATAATAATAGGTATGGGTATAGACGCAGGAAAAATGACAGGAATTGAAAACAAAATCAACATCCAAACATACATACTAACAGACTTTTGGGAAAACATAAAAGAAGCAAACCCAGTCATATTCACATTCCTAAGAGACGGCATACCACTATATGACAGAGGAATATTCATGCCCTGGAAACAATTACTACAAATGGGAAGAATAAAACCAAGCCCAGAAGCAATAGATATGTTCATGCACACAGGCGACCAAATGCTAGAAAGAGTAAAATACAAACTAAAAGAAATAGGAACTGAAGACTTCTTTTGGTCAACACTAACACCAAGCCAAGCCGCACTAATGATGTACGGACTACCACCCCCAACACCAAAAGAAACCCCTCAAGTGCTAAGAGAAATATTCGTAAAAAAAGAAAAATTACTAGAAGACAAATACGTAAAAATAATGGAAAAAATATTAAAAGTAAGAAAAGAAATAGAACACGGAACAAAAAAAGAAATAACAGGAAAAGAACTAGATGAACTATATCAAGGATCACTAGAATACCTAGAACGAATGAAAAAACTATTCGCAGACATAGAAAAATACAAACAAGAAGAAGAAATAACAAAAACATATGAAGAAGTAACAATAGCAACAAAAAACCTAATACAACTAGAAACTGGAAAAAAAGACATTAACGATAAAGACATACAAACAAACTTCAAAAAATACATAGTACAAAAAGGAATACTAGGAACAGACCAACAAGAACAACTAAAAAACATAATAAAAGCAAAAGAAGAATACGACAAAGGACAAAAAACAAAATCAGAATCACTAACCGCAGTAAAACAAGGAAACGCACTACTACGCACAATAATAGAACAAATACAAAGAATAAGAAGTAGAGACCTAGAAAAAGCAAAAATAAGAGTAAAAATTGGAAAAACATACGGTGAACTAATAATGCTAAAAGACAAAATATTCATAATAAACGACATAGACAACCCAGAAAAAGAAATACAACAAGGAACAATAACAAATACAGGAAAAATAGAAAAAATAAAAACAAGCTCACTACAAGAATTAGAAGCAGAACTAATGAACACCAAAACACCAGAAAAAAAATATATCAAACCACAATTTTTCGACTCAATAAAAGAACTACTAGGAAAAGACATAGAATTCCTAGTAAACTACTAG
- a CDS encoding CBS domain-containing protein, with protein sequence METGYTVMDIMTTKPIKIDQESTAQQAAKLMKEKDVSSLIVTNNDELIGIITEEDFTYKIVAQNEKANEIKIKEIMTGKKELKTITPDKDIQEAIKLMNEYEVRRLPVVHNGELKGLLTNKDILKIEPTLFEITVDKIMLREEERKLLNTTENPYEE encoded by the coding sequence ATGGAAACAGGATACACCGTAATGGATATCATGACTACAAAACCAATCAAAATAGATCAAGAAAGCACAGCGCAACAAGCAGCCAAACTAATGAAAGAAAAAGATGTAAGCAGTCTGATAGTAACAAATAATGACGAACTAATAGGAATAATAACCGAAGAAGACTTCACATACAAAATAGTTGCACAAAACGAAAAAGCAAACGAAATAAAAATAAAAGAAATAATGACAGGAAAAAAAGAACTAAAAACTATAACTCCTGACAAAGACATACAAGAAGCAATAAAATTAATGAACGAATACGAAGTAAGAAGATTGCCAGTAGTCCACAACGGAGAACTAAAAGGCCTACTAACAAACAAAGACATATTAAAAATAGAACCAACACTATTTGAAATAACAGTCGATAAAATAATGCTTAGAGAAGAAGAAAGAAAACTACTCAATACAACAGAAAACCCCTACGAAGAATGA
- the uppS gene encoding di-trans,poly-cis-decaprenylcistransferase yields MTEKNYPKHIGIILDGNRRFAKKLNLDPWKGHEYGEKKVQALLEWAKKLDINEITLYAFSMQNFKRPKTEFEYLMKLFLHAGKTLLKKHEEQKELPEIKYIGRTHLFSKEIQDLIKKIETITKNKSKYKLNIAFGYGGREEIEDTTKKIAKEIKEGKIEPEDITQELIQKNLYLQSEPDLIIRTGGEKRTSNFLPWQSNYSEWLFLNKTWPEFEEEDLIKACEDYSKRQRRYGK; encoded by the coding sequence ATGACAGAAAAAAACTACCCAAAACACATAGGGATAATTCTTGACGGAAATCGAAGATTCGCAAAAAAATTAAATCTAGACCCCTGGAAAGGCCACGAATACGGAGAAAAAAAAGTACAAGCACTACTAGAATGGGCAAAAAAACTAGACATAAACGAAATAACACTATATGCATTCTCAATGCAAAACTTCAAAAGACCTAAAACAGAATTCGAATACTTAATGAAACTATTCTTACACGCAGGAAAAACACTATTAAAAAAACACGAAGAACAAAAAGAACTACCCGAAATAAAATACATAGGAAGAACACACTTATTTTCAAAAGAAATACAAGACCTAATAAAAAAAATAGAAACCATAACAAAAAACAAATCAAAATACAAACTAAACATAGCATTCGGATATGGAGGCAGAGAAGAAATAGAAGATACAACTAAAAAAATAGCAAAAGAAATAAAAGAAGGCAAAATAGAACCTGAAGACATAACCCAAGAACTAATACAAAAAAACTTATATTTACAATCAGAACCAGACCTAATAATAAGAACTGGTGGAGAAAAAAGAACATCAAACTTTCTGCCATGGCAATCAAACTACAGCGAATGGCTTTTTCTAAATAAAACATGGCCAGAATTCGAAGAAGAAGACCTAATAAAAGCATGTGAAGACTACTCAAAAAGACAACGAAGATATGGAAAATAA